The proteins below are encoded in one region of Anaerosporomusa subterranea:
- a CDS encoding PDZ domain-containing protein: protein MFPFFEIAYLIISSSFSIFFEPMFWLVLLLVGFQYRQQQRSQERMFGVAVFDWKKQMVRAAWLGLMGGWLGSLLLTLTGVSVNHLGLSYVWPVAIALMLIHARFLCFAYAGGLVAISYLLFGWPVISVPHILSLVAILHITESFLIAISGRFSASPIILRQGNRLVGAFTLQNFWPLPLVILLVVGLPADKVPEGMVHMPDWWPPLAFGMEPPEGKQWVHMLIPIVAALGYSDIAVSTRPEQKRMQSALYLFLYSLALLTLALLCGRYSWLQLPAAILSPVGHDLLIWWQNRREMRGEPLFVHGEDGLTVLDTVPGSPARVVGVRPGDVLLSLYGMPLTSADELVEAISYAPRNFVLCWRREGKDMQAQTSFGDGERWLGVILAPRGNEEYVELETESFGLVRRIKSWINRWRR from the coding sequence GTGTTTCCGTTTTTTGAAATAGCATATCTGATAATCAGCAGTTCGTTTTCGATCTTTTTCGAACCGATGTTTTGGCTAGTGCTGCTGCTGGTCGGGTTTCAATATCGCCAGCAGCAACGCAGTCAAGAGCGAATGTTTGGCGTAGCTGTGTTTGATTGGAAAAAACAGATGGTGCGCGCCGCTTGGCTAGGCCTGATGGGCGGGTGGCTGGGCAGCCTTTTGCTGACTCTGACCGGTGTCTCGGTAAATCACTTAGGCCTGAGTTATGTCTGGCCTGTTGCTATAGCGTTAATGCTGATTCATGCGCGCTTTCTATGCTTTGCCTATGCAGGCGGATTAGTGGCAATCTCGTATCTTTTGTTTGGTTGGCCGGTAATTAGTGTGCCTCACATCTTGTCACTTGTTGCTATTTTGCATATTACAGAGAGCTTTCTGATTGCGATCAGTGGACGATTTAGTGCGTCGCCGATCATTTTGCGGCAAGGAAACCGGTTAGTTGGAGCATTCACGCTGCAAAACTTTTGGCCGTTGCCGCTTGTCATCTTACTTGTTGTTGGCTTGCCGGCGGACAAGGTCCCGGAAGGTATGGTGCATATGCCGGACTGGTGGCCGCCACTTGCCTTCGGCATGGAGCCGCCGGAAGGAAAGCAGTGGGTGCATATGCTGATTCCGATTGTCGCTGCTTTAGGCTACTCGGATATTGCTGTATCGACCCGGCCAGAGCAGAAACGGATGCAGTCAGCTTTGTATCTCTTCCTCTATAGTTTGGCGTTGTTAACCTTGGCGCTGCTATGTGGGCGTTATTCTTGGCTGCAGCTGCCGGCGGCAATTTTGTCGCCGGTGGGGCATGATCTCTTGATCTGGTGGCAAAACCGGCGTGAGATGCGCGGAGAGCCGCTATTTGTGCACGGCGAAGACGGTCTGACTGTGCTGGATACGGTGCCCGGCAGTCCGGCGCGAGTCGTTGGCGTGCGTCCAGGTGATGTTTTACTGTCATTATATGGCATGCCGCTTACTAGTGCGGATGAACTCGTTGAAGCTATTTCCTATGCGCCGCGAAACTTTGTGCTGTGTTGGCGACGGGAAGGTAAGGATATGCAGGCTCAGACTTCGTTTGGTGATGGCGAACGCTGGTTAGGCGTGATTCTGGCGCCGCGGGGCAATGAAGAGTATGTCGAGTTGGAGACCGAATCGTTTGGTCTAGTAAGAAGGATTAAAAGTTGGATTAACCGCTGGCGGCGTTAG
- a CDS encoding S41 family peptidase produces MKSKWKLVIGAVTLVVATFILTAGTFAYLFQSQSLDAANSLRLYRAVDLIKSKYIEETSMDQLINGAIKGMVSSLNDPHSIFMDAKMFKEFMIETEGAFGGVGIVIGSKDKVLTVVSPIEGTPGDKAGIKSGDQIITIDGKDTKDMALDEAVSKIRGQEGSTVILGIRRLPAQEVKDYTLTRSNIQIKTVAGKVLPDKIGYIRISMFNEHTGADFAKKLQELDKEGIQALVLDLRDNPGGLLDESVKVAGKLMPKGPVVSVVTRDGNRETHTAGLDAAKYPIVVLVNGGSASASEIVAGALQDTGVGTLVGVKTFGKGSVQQILRLDSSTAVKLTIAKYYTPKDRSINGVGIEPDVKVEWPEPRELGKDPQQDKAVEILKAKLNK; encoded by the coding sequence GTGAAATCTAAATGGAAACTGGTTATAGGCGCAGTCACTTTGGTAGTGGCGACCTTTATCCTGACAGCAGGCACATTTGCCTATCTATTTCAATCGCAGTCCCTAGATGCGGCCAATAGTCTCCGCTTATATCGCGCAGTTGACCTGATTAAATCGAAATATATTGAAGAAACGTCGATGGATCAACTCATTAATGGCGCGATTAAAGGCATGGTCAGTTCGCTGAATGATCCGCACTCGATCTTCATGGACGCGAAGATGTTTAAAGAATTCATGATCGAAACTGAGGGTGCTTTCGGCGGAGTCGGTATTGTCATTGGCTCCAAGGACAAGGTGCTGACTGTAGTGTCGCCTATCGAAGGGACGCCTGGTGACAAGGCAGGCATTAAGAGTGGCGACCAGATCATTACCATTGATGGCAAGGATACCAAGGACATGGCCTTAGACGAGGCGGTTAGCAAAATCCGAGGGCAAGAAGGCTCTACTGTTATTCTGGGGATTCGCCGTTTGCCTGCCCAGGAAGTGAAAGATTACACTCTGACTCGTTCCAACATCCAGATTAAAACTGTTGCCGGCAAGGTGTTGCCTGACAAGATTGGTTATATTCGTATTTCAATGTTTAACGAGCATACCGGAGCTGACTTTGCGAAAAAATTGCAAGAGCTTGACAAAGAAGGTATCCAGGCGCTAGTGCTCGATTTACGTGATAATCCTGGTGGCCTGTTGGATGAAAGTGTTAAGGTCGCTGGCAAGCTGATGCCAAAAGGCCCGGTAGTATCGGTAGTCACTCGTGACGGCAACCGCGAAACGCATACTGCAGGACTCGATGCTGCCAAATATCCGATTGTTGTGTTAGTGAATGGCGGTAGTGCCAGCGCATCAGAGATTGTGGCCGGAGCTTTGCAAGATACGGGCGTAGGTACCTTGGTCGGGGTCAAGACCTTCGGCAAAGGGTCTGTGCAACAGATTCTGCGTCTTGATAGTAGTACAGCAGTCAAACTGACGATTGCAAAATACTATACTCCTAAAGATCGATCAATCAATGGGGTAGGTATTGAGCCTGACGTAAAAGTGGAGTGGCCTGAACCGCGTGAGCTAGGCAAAGATCCGCAACAAGACAAAGCGGTCGAGATTTTAAAAGCAAAGCTGAACAAATGA
- the ftsX gene encoding permease-like cell division protein FtsX: MKIRTVEYFVRAAISSLRRNGLMSVASITTVALSLLILGMFLIMVLNLNNMASVLESQVQISVYLNDNLKESEIRALGDKIAKTPGVQQATFISKDQALIRFKERLGEQQGILTTLGDSNPLPNAYEIKADDPDNVRTIAQQIGQYDGVENAKFSQNVVDQLFSLTRMIRIVGIALIIFLAFAALFIISNTIRITVFARRKEIGIMKYVGATDWFIRWPFLIEGIIMGFTGSMIAVILLFQAYSTLTQRVYETLAFLPIIPKYPFLQIISVILMVVGMLIGATGSTISLRRFLKV; this comes from the coding sequence ATGAAGATTAGGACAGTTGAATATTTTGTCCGGGCAGCCATTTCGTCGCTCCGCCGAAATGGCTTGATGAGCGTGGCCTCCATTACAACGGTGGCGTTGTCACTGTTGATTTTAGGCATGTTCTTAATCATGGTGCTCAATTTGAATAACATGGCTTCGGTTTTGGAGTCTCAGGTACAGATATCTGTATATCTGAATGATAATCTGAAGGAAAGCGAAATTCGTGCGCTTGGCGATAAAATTGCCAAAACGCCCGGGGTGCAGCAAGCGACTTTTATCAGCAAAGATCAGGCGCTTATTCGCTTTAAGGAGCGCTTGGGCGAACAACAGGGCATTCTGACAACGTTGGGCGATTCAAACCCGCTGCCGAATGCATATGAAATCAAAGCAGACGATCCTGATAATGTTAGAACAATTGCGCAGCAGATTGGCCAATATGACGGGGTTGAGAATGCAAAATTTAGTCAAAATGTGGTTGATCAACTCTTTAGCTTAACTCGCATGATACGTATAGTTGGTATTGCTTTGATCATTTTTTTGGCATTCGCCGCCTTGTTTATTATCTCGAACACGATCCGCATCACCGTGTTTGCCCGGCGTAAGGAAATTGGCATTATGAAGTATGTCGGTGCCACCGACTGGTTTATTCGCTGGCCGTTTCTCATCGAGGGAATAATCATGGGCTTTACCGGATCGATGATTGCTGTTATCCTGTTATTTCAGGCTTACAGCACATTGACGCAACGGGTGTACGAAACCTTGGCATTTTTGCCGATTATTCCTAAATACCCGTTTCTTCAGATCATCAGCGTTATTCTGATGGTTGTGGGGATGCTCATCGGGGCAACAGGCAGTACGATTTCTTTAAGACGGTTCTTAAAGGTTTGA
- a CDS encoding murein hydrolase activator EnvC family protein: MFNQSKKLAAAMVVFLSLPLISPVLASEIEQKQQELQSIQQRMQEQQSRAKQAQRKVNSVSERLQSVQTELDGALSDYSEISRELEEKETQIEANTEILATAEKNLVKRTQVLNRRMRDIYENGQISYLDVLLGAADFSDLTTRVDLLKRILSQDATLIARVKAERQLVIQKKAELEHDRARIQELQKAAKAKKSMIENRRDAQQAVLDEAVNEKETADQAYQELLETSRQIERMIRNAGNKGGSAQATGSMVWPTGGPVTSPFGWRTHPIFGTQRLHTGIDIGADYGDDVVAVDSGVIIYADWMGGYGKAVIVEHGGGISTLYAHNSELLVSEGQTVRKGQTVSRVGSTGYSTGPHLHFEVRQNGSPVNPLSYLP; the protein is encoded by the coding sequence GTGTTTAACCAGTCAAAAAAATTGGCAGCAGCTATGGTGGTTTTTCTTAGTTTGCCGCTAATCTCTCCCGTGTTGGCGAGTGAGATTGAGCAAAAGCAACAGGAGCTACAGTCAATCCAGCAGAGAATGCAGGAACAGCAAAGTCGAGCCAAGCAAGCACAGCGCAAAGTAAACAGCGTATCTGAACGGCTGCAGTCTGTGCAGACTGAGTTGGATGGCGCGTTGTCTGATTATAGCGAGATTAGTCGCGAATTGGAAGAGAAAGAAACGCAAATTGAAGCGAATACAGAAATTTTGGCGACAGCAGAAAAGAATCTGGTTAAACGGACTCAGGTGCTGAATCGACGGATGCGTGACATCTACGAAAATGGGCAAATTAGTTATCTGGATGTTTTGCTAGGGGCGGCAGATTTTTCCGATCTAACGACCAGGGTGGATTTGTTGAAGCGAATTCTCAGCCAAGATGCAACCTTAATTGCTAGAGTTAAAGCAGAACGGCAGTTAGTCATCCAAAAGAAGGCCGAGTTGGAACATGACCGGGCGAGAATTCAAGAATTGCAGAAGGCCGCGAAAGCCAAGAAAAGTATGATAGAAAATCGGCGTGACGCGCAACAGGCAGTGCTCGATGAGGCAGTCAATGAGAAAGAGACGGCTGACCAGGCTTATCAAGAACTGCTGGAAACTTCGCGTCAGATTGAGCGGATGATCCGCAACGCTGGCAATAAGGGTGGCTCAGCCCAGGCGACCGGCTCGATGGTTTGGCCTACTGGCGGCCCGGTGACTTCACCGTTCGGTTGGCGGACCCATCCGATCTTTGGTACGCAACGATTACATACCGGTATTGATATTGGCGCTGATTATGGCGATGATGTGGTGGCTGTGGATAGTGGGGTTATTATCTACGCGGATTGGATGGGCGGCTATGGCAAGGCTGTTATCGTCGAACACGGCGGCGGCATTTCTACTCTTTACGCGCATAACTCCGAGTTGCTGGTAAGCGAGGGACAAACAGTGCGTAAGGGGCAGACGGTGTCCAGAGTCGGTTCGACCGGATATTCGACAGGTCCGCATTTGCACTTTGAGGTTAGACAGAATGGATCGCCAGTGAATCCGCTAAGTTACCTGCCTTAG